A DNA window from Zonotrichia albicollis isolate bZonAlb1 chromosome 2, bZonAlb1.hap1, whole genome shotgun sequence contains the following coding sequences:
- the NYX gene encoding nyctalopin, producing MFAIVLNVILWVPQAHGAWACVRSCPPSCVCTPERSCSVRCDRAGLGQIPSEFPCEASSINLDKNSIKFLSERAFGTLPSLKSLSLNHNNISFITPGAFKGLPSLTELRMAHNEYIRYLHTRTFTALRRLVRLDLADCNLFNIPDRIFIELPALQELFCFQNNFRRIPGAIRGMENLTHVYLERNRIEAVAYNSLQGLTKLKYLNLQDNKINVIHERAFQGCQRMEYLYLNDNLISELPENSFDGLRRLKMLNLGGNFLRNISNTWFRDLGELEFLYLDRNRISYIEEGAFENLTSLVALHLNSNNLTTLPFSVFEPVYFLGRLYLFRNPWECDCRLEWLKEWMENYRLVRDIPCASPSSVAGIDLTDVLFERSPEGFCLDPEELNVTSERPTPSEEPWSTTESKFNSLISKLLLQMGLPEEVANATEVYTNSTQPDGQTEGVSSGVGEDRTEAGSCSLYLPALLAVIVLLCK from the exons ATGTTTGCCATCGTTCTAAATG tGATCCTTTGGGTCCCCCAGGCGCACGGGGCGTGGGCCTGCGTGCGCTCCTGCCCTCCCAGCTGCGTGTGCACCCCAGAGCGGAGCTGCTCCGTGCGCTGTGACCGCGCCGGCCTGGGCCAGATCCCCAGCGAGTTCCCCTGCGAGGCCTCCTCCATCAACCTGGATAAAAACAGCATCAAGTTCCTGTCCGAGAGGGCCTTCGGGACGCTGCCTTCCCTCAAGTCCCTGTCCCTGAACCACAACAACATCTCTTTCATCACGCCGGGCGCCTTCAAGGGGctgcccagcctgacagagctgagGATGGCCCACAACGAGTACATCCGCTACCTGCACACCCGCACCTTCACTGCGCTGCGCCGCCTCGTCAGGCTGGACCTGGCCGACTGCAACCTCTTCAACATCCCCGACAGGATCTTCATCGAGCTGCCCGCTCTGCAGGAACTCTTCTGCTTCCAGAACAACTTCCGAAGGatcccaggtgccatcaggggCATGGAGAACTTGACCCATGTGTACCTGGAGAGGAACAGGATCGAAGCGGTGGCCTACAactccctgcagggcctgacCAAGCTGAAATACCTGAATCTGCAGGACAACAAGATAAATGTCATCCACGAGCGAGCTTTTCAGGGCTGTCAGAGGATGGAGTACCTGTACCTGAATGACAACTTGATCAGTGAGCTTCCAGAAAACTCCTTTGATGGCCTGAGGCGCCTGAAGATGCTCAACCTGGGGGGGAATTTTCTCAGGAACATTTCCAACACCTGGTTCCGGGACTTGGGGGAGCTGGAGTTCCTCTACCTGGACCGCAACAGGATCAGCTACATTGAGGAAGGGGCTTTTGAGAACCTCACCAGCCTGGTGGCTCTGCACTTGAACAGCAACAACCTGACAACGCTGCCCTTCTCCGTGTTCGAGCCCGTGTACTTCCTGGGCCGCCTGTACCTCTTCCGCAACCCCTGGGAGTGCGACTGCCGCCTCGAGTGGCTCAAGGAGTGGATGGAGAACTACAGGCTGGTCAGGGACATCCCGTGTGCCTCCCCCTCCTCGGTGGCAGGCATTGATCTGACGGACGTGCTCTTTGAGAGGTCTCCCGAAGGTTTCTGCCTGGACCCGGAGGAGCTGAACGTCACATCTGAACGGCCGACGCCCAGCGAGGAGCCTTGGTCCACCACAGAGAGCAAGTTCAACAGCCTTATCTCCAAACTCCTGCTCCAGATGGGCCTTCCCGAAGAGGTGGCAAATGCCACTGAAGTGTACACTAACAGCACACAGCCAGACGGACAGACTGAAGGGGTTTCTTCTGGCGTGGGGGAGGACAGAACCGAGGCTGGCTCCTGTTCCTTGTACCTCCCAGCACTTCTGGCAGTGATTGTTCTGCTGTGCAAATAG